In the Enterococcus rotai genome, ATTTAACGAGACTGCAAAAAGCATCAGCAGGTGTTATGATCTCAGCTTCTCATAATCCAGCAGAAGATAATGGCATCAAGTTTTTCGGTTCAGATGGGTTTAAATTGGTGGATGATCAAGAGCTTGAAATCGAAGCATTATTAGATGCCGAGGAAGATAACTTACCGCGACCTTCAGCAGAAGGTTTGGGAACACTGGATGAATTTCCAGAAGGGCTGCTAAAATATTCGCAGTTTCTAGTTCAGACAATTCCAGATGACTTGGCTGGCTTAACAGTTTGTATCGATGCAGCAAATGGTGCAACGGCAACGTCTGTTAATCGTTTATTCGCAGATTTGGAAACTGATTTTTACACGATGGGGACAAGTCCAAATGGTTTAAATATCAATGACGGAGTAGGCTCTACACATCCTGAAACATTAGCGGAAATGGTTGTTGAAAAAGGGGCAGACGTTGGTTTGGCTTTTGATGGCGATGGTGATCGAATCATTGCAGTTGATGAATTAGGTAATATTGTTGATGGCGACAAGATCATGTTTATTTGTGCGAAGTATCTTGCTGAAAAGAACCGCTTGAAAAAAGATACGATCGTTACAACTGTCATGAGTAATTTAGGCTTCCATAAAGCTGTTGAAGCTGCTGGAATGAAAGATGTGATTACTCAAGTTGGTGATCGTTATGTTGTTGAAGAGATGCGTAAAAATGACTATAATTTTGGTGGAGAGCAATCAGGTCATATGATTTTTCTTGACTACAATACAACCGGGGATGGTATGCTTTCAGGGATTCAATTGTTAAATGTAATGAAACAAACTGGTAAAAAACTATCAGAGCTTGCTTCTGAGGTAACTGTTTACCCACAAAAACTAGTGAATATCAGAGTAACAGATAAACATGGTGCGATGGATGTACCAGCAATCAAAGAAATCGTTGAATTGATGGAAACAGAAATGAATGGCGATGGTCGTATTTTAGTTCGTCCTTCTGGGACTGAGCCGTTATTACGCGTGATGGCTGAAGCACCAACGCAAGAAAAAGTTGATTATTATGTGGATAAAATCGCTGCTGTTGTAAGAACAGAAATTGGCGTAGACTAATCAATATTTATGGAGATAGGCTAAGATATGGCTCATAGAGTGATACCTTGGCCTATCTTATTTGTTTTTTTGGAAAAACGAATAATAATGGATTTATTTTAGTGAACGTTCGATAACCTTATTGACAGAATAAATAGAAAAAGGTACTATGTTTGAGAATTGATAAGAAAGATTCCTCTGCTTTCAATCAATTCTTTAAATAAAAAATTGAGGTATGAGACTACTCTAGAGAGGGGCAATTTAATGGGGAATTATTTAGTATTACAAACAGATTTTGGACTTGGTGATGGAGCTGTCAGTGCAATGTATGGTGTTGCTCACATGGTAAGTGATGATATTACCATTGGTGATTTGACCCATGAGATCCCTCCTTATGATATTTGGGCGGCATCGTATCGTTTGTATCAAACGGTAAAATATTGGCCGCAGGAAACTGTTTTTGTATCTGTTGTTGATCCTGGTGTGGGCAGTACAAGACGAAGTATCGTAGCAAAAACTATTTCTGGACATTATATCATTACACCAGATAATGGATCGTTAACTCATATCGCTCATTATCAAGGCATCAAAGAGATTCGGGCAATTGATGAAGTAACCAGTCGTTTGCCACATTCAGAAGAAAGCCACACCTTTCACGGTAGAGATATTTATGCGTATAATGGGGCACGTTTAGCGAGTGGAGAAATTTCTTTTGAAGATCTAGGAAATACTGTTGCCAACGAATCTATCCAAGCATTGCCTTTGATTGAAGCCAAGCATAGCGAACATATCTTAGAAGGCAGTATTGATGTTTTAGATATTCGCTTCGGTTCTTTGTGGACAAATATTCCCTTAGCTTTTATGAAAGAAGAAAAAATCACTCATGATGATCAACTACAAGTTACGATTTATCATCAAGGTAAAAAAGTCTACCAAAACATTATGAAGTTTGCGAAATCTTTTGCAGA is a window encoding:
- the glmM gene encoding phosphoglucosamine mutase, whose protein sequence is MGKYFGTDGVRGIANKELTPELAFKLGRFGGYVLSQHEDSTRRPRVLVGRDTRISGQLLEQALISGLLSVGIEVFQLGVISTPGVAYLTRLQKASAGVMISASHNPAEDNGIKFFGSDGFKLVDDQELEIEALLDAEEDNLPRPSAEGLGTLDEFPEGLLKYSQFLVQTIPDDLAGLTVCIDAANGATATSVNRLFADLETDFYTMGTSPNGLNINDGVGSTHPETLAEMVVEKGADVGLAFDGDGDRIIAVDELGNIVDGDKIMFICAKYLAEKNRLKKDTIVTTVMSNLGFHKAVEAAGMKDVITQVGDRYVVEEMRKNDYNFGGEQSGHMIFLDYNTTGDGMLSGIQLLNVMKQTGKKLSELASEVTVYPQKLVNIRVTDKHGAMDVPAIKEIVELMETEMNGDGRILVRPSGTEPLLRVMAEAPTQEKVDYYVDKIAAVVRTEIGVD
- a CDS encoding SAM hydrolase/SAM-dependent halogenase family protein — protein: MGNYLVLQTDFGLGDGAVSAMYGVAHMVSDDITIGDLTHEIPPYDIWAASYRLYQTVKYWPQETVFVSVVDPGVGSTRRSIVAKTISGHYIITPDNGSLTHIAHYQGIKEIRAIDEVTSRLPHSEESHTFHGRDIYAYNGARLASGEISFEDLGNTVANESIQALPLIEAKHSEHILEGSIDVLDIRFGSLWTNIPLAFMKEEKITHDDQLQVTIYHQGKKVYQNIMKFAKSFADVNIGEPLVYVNSLVNIGVAVNQDSFSKLYHIGTGTDWTIQLRKAPKIIFE